GGCAAAGATCCTTTGCAGTACTGGCCATCGGTGAGAGCGCTGGCTGCCTCGACCCATGCTGTATACGAATATTTTGCCACCTGGTGGTACAGGATTTCCGGGAAGGTGTGAGCGAGAGTTGCCGGTTGACAGTTATCAGTTATTGGATATTCGGTTGATGGCAAAATGAAAGTGCACCTGTAGCCAATATCGTCAACCAGGCGTGACAGGAGATTGCAGACACGGCAGCGAGCTGGTAGCCGCAGGCTTTAGCCTGCGTTGTCCTGTGTTGCTGTCTATTTCGGCAAGCGATTGCGCCATTGTAATGCTGGCCGATGGCTCAGCCTTCAGGTTAGCCGCCGGCAATCGGCTAGTGCAAGGGGTGCACTTTCATTCTGCCATCAACCTTTACAAGGTATTCGGGGGGTGCTATTTTCTCAGATCTTGCAGTTGGAATATAGAAGTGTGGCAATGACAGGGTGGCCTGAAATTAGCAAGAGAAAATTCGGCGCCCTGATATCAGTCCGGCTCAGGATCACAGAGCATCAGGCAACGAGGGCAGCAAAGCGCGAATTGAGCAGATGGGGAGCTGCTGTATGAACGGCTCAGTTTTTCAGAATATGGCTGGGGGATCCTGTGGCACTGGGAAATAGGAGGAACTCGACAGCCATGGGTTTGGCTGGTCGTCCATTGATAAAAGGGAGGGTGCCATCTGGGAGGCTGGCATTCGTCCTTGTGGTAATTTTGACGTTCTGGGCAATGGCTGGCACTGCCGCAGCGCTCACCCGGGGAGAAGAGAACACTATTCGCGTTTTCGAAGAAGTTTCCGCCGGTGTAGTCAACATAACCACCATTGCCATTGACAGGGATTTCTTTTTCAACCCGGTGCCCACAGAGGGCAGTGGTTCAGGAGTGATCGTCGATGACAGGGGATACATAGTCACCAGCTTCCATGTGGTGGGTGGCAAGGAGGACCTGGAGGTCACCCTGGGGGATGGCAGCAAGTGGAAGGCGCGGCTGGTGGGAAGCTCGGTGGAGAACGACCTGGCAGTAATCAAGATCGATTCGCCCCCGAAGCTGCTCAAACCCCTGTCCCTCGGCCGTTCGAGCAAGGTGAAAGTGGGCCAGAAAGTGCTGGCCGTTGGCAATCCTTTCGGCCTGGGCCACACCTTGACTACCGGCACGGTCAGTTCGGTGGGCAGGGATATTCGCATCAATCGGCGCACTGTAATCCGCCACGTTATTCAAACGGATGCTGCCATAAACCCGGGCAACTCCGGGGGGCCCCTGATCAATTCTGACGGAGAGGTCATTGGCATCAACACCGCCATTTTCAGTCCCACTGGCAGCAGCGTGGGCATAGGCTTTGCCATTCCTGCTGATACTGTCCGCAAGCTGCTGCCAGGGCTGGTATCCATCTGGCCGCGGATCCTGAGCTGGGTACTTGCTATACTGCTAGTGGCCCTGTTCATCTGGTGGTTCTGGAGGAAGCTGGAGCGGCCCAGTGGTGAGTTCGAGCAGTTTTC
Above is a genomic segment from Deltaproteobacteria bacterium containing:
- a CDS encoding trypsin-like peptidase domain-containing protein; translation: MGLAGRPLIKGRVPSGRLAFVLVVILTFWAMAGTAAALTRGEENTIRVFEEVSAGVVNITTIAIDRDFFFNPVPTEGSGSGVIVDDRGYIVTSFHVVGGKEDLEVTLGDGSKWKARLVGSSVENDLAVIKIDSPPKLLKPLSLGRSSKVKVGQKVLAVGNPFGLGHTLTTGTVSSVGRDIRINRRTVIRHVIQTDAAINPGNSGGPLINSDGEVIGINTAIFSPTGSSVGIGFAIPADTVRKLLPGLVSIWPRILSWVLAILLVALFIWWFWRKLERPSGEFEQFSDRKD